The proteins below are encoded in one region of Prosthecobacter dejongeii:
- a CDS encoding GTP-binding protein: MPTKARYIMIGGFLGAGKTTTVGRLARHLTDQGLRVGLITNDQAGGLVDTKLLRGQGYATEEIAGGCFCCRFNTLVDAANKLSDQSKPDVFIAEPVGSCTDLVATVTYPLRRMYGDAFTIAPLSVLVDPVRARRVFGLDAGGTFSNKVAYIFKKQLEEADIIVISKSDLIGQTEREELRAVLEREFPLARIVTASPREETGLADLFVQLMTDEQARRNPMAVDYEVYADGEALLGWLNATVTLKATEEFEANDFLRALATDVQQRLQKDGTEIAHFKMTYSPDDGIAGELASINLVRSDYIPELGMELDEPSEGGQLIVNLRAEADPATLMHAVQAGLTATAAQFPTLTAKLEHEEHFRPGKPTPTHRDGNQ, from the coding sequence ATGCCTACCAAAGCACGTTACATCATGATCGGCGGCTTCCTCGGAGCCGGAAAGACCACCACGGTGGGTCGCCTGGCGCGCCACCTCACGGACCAGGGGCTGCGCGTAGGCCTCATCACCAATGATCAGGCCGGCGGGCTGGTGGATACCAAGCTCCTGCGCGGCCAAGGCTACGCCACCGAGGAGATCGCTGGCGGCTGCTTCTGCTGCCGGTTCAATACCCTGGTGGATGCGGCTAACAAATTGTCTGACCAATCCAAGCCCGACGTTTTCATTGCCGAGCCCGTCGGCAGTTGCACGGATCTCGTCGCCACTGTCACCTATCCCCTCCGCCGCATGTATGGGGATGCCTTCACCATCGCCCCCCTCAGTGTCCTGGTGGACCCCGTGCGGGCGCGCCGCGTCTTCGGCCTGGATGCCGGCGGCACCTTTTCAAACAAGGTCGCCTACATTTTCAAAAAACAGCTCGAAGAGGCCGACATCATCGTCATCAGCAAGAGCGACCTCATCGGCCAAACCGAGCGTGAGGAACTGCGCGCTGTGCTGGAGCGGGAGTTCCCCCTGGCCCGCATCGTCACCGCCTCACCCCGGGAGGAAACCGGCCTCGCAGACCTCTTTGTCCAGCTCATGACAGATGAGCAGGCGCGCCGCAATCCCATGGCCGTGGACTACGAAGTTTATGCCGATGGCGAGGCTCTGCTGGGCTGGCTGAATGCCACCGTCACCCTGAAAGCCACGGAGGAATTCGAGGCCAATGACTTCCTCCGCGCCCTCGCCACAGACGTGCAGCAGCGCCTGCAAAAAGACGGCACCGAGATCGCCCACTTCAAAATGACTTACAGCCCGGATGACGGCATCGCCGGGGAGCTGGCCTCCATCAATCTGGTGCGCAGTGACTACATCCCTGAGCTCGGCATGGAACTGGATGAACCCAGCGAAGGCGGTCAGCTCATCGTCAACCTCCGGGCCGAAGCCGACCCCGCCACCCTCATGCATGCCGTGCAGGCCGGCCTCACCGCCACCGCCGCCCAGTTCCCCACCCTCACCGCCAAGCTGGAGCATGAAGAACACTTCCGCCCTGGCAAACCCACCCCCACTCACCGGGACGGCAACCAGTAG
- a CDS encoding TonB-dependent receptor, translated as MSLSRPLSKALLALVFASTATAQEAAPEDTPTLPEIIVVGKASNLLGTTDGASKGRATQEDFMSRPLMRRGEILETIPGVIITQHAGGGKANQYFLRGFNLDHGTDFSISLDGMPLNMRTHAHGQGYTDLNPVIPELVQAIDYAKGTYTAADGDLSTAGSANFLLWDTMPENILRLEFGEYNYYRALIAGTLPIVAAEQQGMQQGLTYGLEYNYYDGPWQQAEEFNRWNGLLRYFKGDEDNKFSITFMGYRGSWVSTDQIPRRAVINGTLDRFSTLDPSAGGDSERYSLNMAYEHRDDDVVTRANLYGIYYSLGLFSNFTYFTQGPQGDQFEQSEKRWVFGGQVSRTWEDRDLFGIKSDLTLGFQTRHDLINGIGLYQTRNRKRFVTTREDDIWEGSAGLYGEMVNRWTPWFRTVLGLRGDLYYFDSLQSTVNGEDAEWAGIISPKFSAIFGPWHETELYLNFGTGFHSNDARGVTARSLQADPLVRTMGAEIGLRTQAIPELTTTLALFWLQSDSELIYVGDAGTNEPGPGSERYGVELATYWRPNQWFSADAEVAMTYARLKDSGNADRIPNSVPVMFSGGFTLGAQGNADGWFTGVRVRAFTGRPLEETGRIEGRESFMVNGTVGYRRKNWEAAVDCLNILNRADNDIEYAYESQLPNEAVAVNDVHFHPVEPRMFRFRVTYRF; from the coding sequence ATGTCACTCTCCCGTCCCCTTTCCAAGGCCCTGCTGGCCCTCGTCTTCGCCAGCACCGCCACGGCTCAAGAAGCCGCCCCAGAAGATACCCCTACCCTGCCCGAAATCATCGTGGTGGGAAAAGCCAGCAACCTCCTCGGCACCACTGATGGCGCCTCCAAAGGCCGCGCCACGCAGGAGGACTTCATGTCCCGCCCGCTGATGCGTCGCGGTGAAATCCTGGAGACCATCCCCGGCGTCATCATCACCCAGCACGCAGGCGGGGGAAAGGCCAACCAATACTTCCTGCGTGGGTTCAATCTGGATCACGGCACGGACTTCTCCATCAGCCTGGATGGCATGCCGCTGAACATGCGCACCCATGCCCACGGCCAAGGCTACACGGATTTAAACCCCGTCATCCCCGAGCTGGTGCAGGCCATTGACTACGCCAAGGGCACCTACACTGCGGCGGATGGCGACCTCTCCACCGCTGGCAGTGCCAACTTCCTCCTGTGGGACACGATGCCGGAAAACATCCTGCGACTGGAGTTCGGCGAGTACAATTATTACCGCGCCCTCATCGCTGGCACCCTCCCCATCGTGGCGGCTGAGCAGCAGGGCATGCAGCAAGGCCTAACCTACGGTTTGGAATACAATTATTACGATGGCCCTTGGCAACAGGCGGAGGAGTTCAATCGCTGGAACGGCCTCCTGCGCTACTTCAAAGGGGATGAGGATAACAAATTTTCCATCACCTTCATGGGCTATCGCGGGAGCTGGGTCAGCACGGACCAGATTCCCCGCCGCGCGGTCATCAATGGCACGCTGGATCGCTTCTCCACGCTGGACCCCAGCGCCGGTGGCGACAGTGAGCGTTACAGCCTGAACATGGCCTATGAGCACCGCGATGACGACGTGGTCACCCGCGCCAATCTCTACGGCATTTACTACTCGCTCGGCCTTTTTTCCAATTTCACCTACTTCACCCAGGGGCCTCAGGGAGACCAGTTTGAGCAGTCAGAAAAACGCTGGGTCTTCGGCGGTCAAGTTTCCCGCACCTGGGAAGACCGGGACCTCTTCGGCATCAAGTCGGATCTCACCCTCGGTTTCCAGACTCGGCATGACCTCATCAACGGCATCGGCCTTTACCAGACCCGCAACCGCAAACGCTTCGTCACCACCCGCGAGGATGACATTTGGGAAGGCAGCGCCGGTCTGTATGGCGAAATGGTGAACCGCTGGACACCGTGGTTCCGCACTGTTCTGGGCCTGCGCGGAGATCTGTATTACTTCGATTCACTCCAGAGCACCGTGAATGGCGAAGACGCCGAGTGGGCAGGCATCATCAGCCCGAAATTCAGCGCCATCTTTGGCCCCTGGCATGAGACGGAGCTGTACCTGAACTTCGGCACCGGCTTCCACAGCAACGATGCCCGTGGCGTGACGGCCCGCTCCCTCCAGGCAGACCCCCTCGTGCGCACCATGGGCGCAGAGATCGGCCTGCGCACCCAGGCCATTCCTGAACTGACCACCACCCTGGCGCTCTTTTGGCTGCAGAGTGACAGCGAACTCATCTACGTGGGCGATGCCGGCACAAATGAACCCGGCCCCGGCTCTGAGCGCTACGGAGTGGAGCTAGCCACCTACTGGCGGCCTAACCAGTGGTTCAGCGCGGATGCCGAGGTGGCCATGACCTACGCCCGCCTGAAGGACAGTGGCAATGCCGACCGCATCCCTAACAGCGTGCCCGTCATGTTCAGCGGCGGTTTCACCCTGGGTGCCCAGGGCAATGCGGATGGCTGGTTCACCGGCGTGCGCGTGCGTGCCTTCACCGGGCGTCCGCTGGAAGAAACCGGGCGGATCGAAGGGCGCGAAAGCTTCATGGTGAATGGCACCGTGGGCTACCGCCGCAAGAACTGGGAAGCCGCCGTGGATTGCCTGAACATCCTCAATCGTGCGGATAACGACATCGAATACGCCTATGAGAGCCAGCTACCAAACGAAGCCGTAGCGGTGAATGACGTGCACTTTCACCCCGTGGAGCCGCGCATGTTCCGCTTCCGCGTGACCTACCGGTTTTAA
- a CDS encoding choice-of-anchor D domain-containing protein, giving the protein MKAALLLTLALASSAWAQGTTLYSTGAPTDEEQLYLEMINRGRANPTAEGQRLAATTDEAVRAAMDGFQVDVPLMLQEFAALPVRPPLAMNAQLTQMARGHTQDMLDHAFQGHTSSNGDDLGDRVIRVGYPFTALGENVFSFSQSVFHGHAGFQVDWGNDGDNDGMQDPRGHRESIHGDFREVGIGVLKGTNFNATTQQGVGPQLVTQNFGSQVSSLAYVTGVAFYDLNGNDFYDLGEGIGGLTVNVAGSSFHAITANSGGYAVPVPTANANRTVTFSGLGANATAQANIVGGANVKVDFKPAFVSPLPTGSVAPLAGTAAAYTFPAVTGATAYQWEALAPQAAANDGAESLTRVTQATTGTYSPRSTTVKHAGTAAYRLTHPEVAYTAERLTYPETFVVQAGGQMSFRSRLRFATENQVAKVQVTADGGTHWVDVYAQPGATPSGQSSVAGEASFQLRTVSLAAFVGKHVQIRFNYEVQGGDFFPGTDAALGWYVDEVTFSQVLDATSGVVAAVTPGQTGFQFTPPATGRYLLSVRPIISGRTWPFSLPLEVNAQLPPVDITLLLPSQPAFVPGAASLAFQSVGVGTSATQTLIIQNSGTENLTSLAVEVTGTHAADFTVGSLASSTLGAGGEMQVPLTFAPQATGARTATLRVLSNDPDESPFLISLSGQGSNALSIALPPRSQVVKLGSTATLSVTAGPDVQSYLWRKNSRPVPGATGASLTFTSTQLTDAGTYTVHVTGGQPVSSLDSSAARLAVVEDSEKTLALQERKAVTLTAKAAGPNLQYEWKKVGGPSLEEGPNLMGKFTPSLTLKNLLTAQSGTYVCEVKTGDSTATAGATTHLRIYHDVPIVNATQNLKEGIVGGSFYHVIRTSELVHKTPLSYAAKNLPPGLKVNAKTGEITGIPTKPGTYEEVLLIATNGVGSGQSRQTITIEPYPTGLAGAYVGLAERHAVVNQRLGQRLDLTLTSLGGFSGSLTQGSVKMPFKGQLTLVSGGAALPFGQVQIQPPGKPLPAPLTLTFEVDFANHRLTQASVAASGQQVPLTAWHQKWNAKGPAASAFQGLHTFGLRLKEASGLTGDADVPQGWGYGSFTPLADGKLIAAGRTADGEKFTCASVLGPQGEVLMYQALYTTPVKGSLLGLLTLDPEMLNDPDDNTVTGALTWTRPASALASARLYKAGFGLPGTPEEDPVPLEAVGARHVPPVGPTDVILNLQAGVQNGRVEFDFAEIETTSDNPDQDLNIALKSKITAFAPASNPAATRLSAVVTTGLLSGSFTLTDAPSAGAKEIKRSVTLQGLLIREGVNYRGVGYFLLPALPSPGGPVATPILSGSVLLRPQ; this is encoded by the coding sequence ATGAAAGCTGCCCTGCTCCTGACTCTCGCCCTGGCCTCATCTGCATGGGCGCAGGGGACCACGCTGTATTCCACGGGCGCACCGACGGATGAGGAGCAGCTTTACCTAGAGATGATCAACCGTGGCCGGGCCAATCCCACCGCAGAGGGCCAGCGCCTGGCCGCCACCACGGATGAGGCCGTGCGGGCTGCCATGGATGGCTTTCAGGTGGATGTCCCGCTGATGCTTCAGGAATTTGCCGCGCTGCCCGTGCGCCCGCCTTTGGCCATGAATGCCCAGCTTACCCAGATGGCACGCGGGCACACACAGGACATGCTGGACCATGCCTTTCAGGGGCACACCAGCAGCAATGGAGATGACCTGGGAGATCGTGTGATCCGGGTGGGTTACCCCTTCACGGCGCTGGGGGAAAATGTGTTTTCCTTTTCCCAATCCGTCTTCCATGGCCATGCGGGCTTCCAGGTGGACTGGGGAAACGACGGCGATAACGATGGCATGCAGGACCCACGCGGCCACCGCGAAAGCATCCATGGTGACTTTCGTGAAGTCGGCATCGGTGTGCTGAAAGGCACGAATTTCAATGCCACCACGCAGCAGGGGGTGGGGCCGCAACTGGTGACGCAAAATTTTGGCAGTCAAGTGAGCAGCCTGGCCTACGTCACGGGCGTGGCCTTTTATGACCTGAATGGCAATGACTTTTATGATCTGGGTGAGGGCATCGGTGGCCTAACCGTGAATGTGGCAGGCTCCAGCTTCCATGCCATCACGGCAAACTCAGGCGGCTATGCCGTGCCGGTGCCCACGGCGAATGCCAACCGCACGGTGACTTTTTCCGGCCTGGGGGCCAATGCAACCGCGCAGGCAAACATTGTCGGCGGAGCCAATGTGAAGGTGGACTTTAAGCCTGCCTTTGTCTCGCCCCTGCCTACGGGGTCGGTCGCGCCGCTGGCGGGCACAGCGGCGGCTTACACCTTCCCCGCCGTGACGGGGGCCACCGCGTATCAGTGGGAGGCGCTGGCCCCCCAGGCAGCCGCGAATGATGGTGCGGAGAGTTTGACCCGTGTCACCCAGGCCACCACGGGCACGTACAGCCCGCGCTCCACCACGGTGAAGCACGCAGGCACGGCCGCGTATCGGCTGACGCATCCTGAAGTGGCCTACACGGCGGAGCGGCTCACCTACCCGGAGACCTTTGTGGTGCAAGCCGGTGGCCAGATGAGCTTCCGCAGCCGCCTCCGCTTCGCCACGGAAAACCAGGTGGCCAAAGTGCAGGTCACCGCCGATGGCGGCACTCACTGGGTGGATGTTTACGCCCAACCTGGGGCCACGCCCAGCGGCCAGAGCAGCGTGGCTGGAGAGGCGTCCTTCCAGCTCCGCACGGTGTCCCTCGCGGCTTTTGTGGGAAAGCACGTCCAGATCCGCTTTAACTATGAGGTGCAGGGGGGAGATTTTTTCCCCGGTACGGATGCCGCTCTGGGCTGGTATGTGGATGAGGTGACCTTCAGCCAGGTGCTGGATGCCACCAGCGGCGTGGTGGCAGCAGTCACTCCCGGGCAGACGGGCTTTCAGTTCACCCCACCGGCGACGGGGCGTTATTTACTTTCGGTTAGGCCGATCATCTCAGGTCGCACGTGGCCCTTCAGCCTGCCGCTGGAGGTGAATGCTCAACTGCCCCCGGTGGACATCACGCTCCTGCTGCCGTCCCAGCCCGCCTTCGTTCCGGGCGCGGCCAGCCTGGCTTTTCAAAGTGTGGGCGTCGGCACCAGTGCCACGCAGACCCTCATCATTCAAAACTCCGGGACGGAAAATCTCACCAGTCTGGCGGTGGAAGTCACCGGCACACACGCGGCAGATTTCACGGTCGGCAGTCTCGCCAGCAGCACTCTGGGTGCCGGTGGGGAGATGCAGGTGCCGCTCACCTTTGCCCCCCAGGCCACAGGCGCACGCACGGCCACGCTGCGGGTGCTGAGCAATGACCCGGACGAAAGCCCCTTCCTCATCAGCCTCAGTGGGCAAGGCTCGAATGCCCTGAGCATCGCCCTTCCACCGCGCAGCCAGGTGGTGAAACTGGGCAGCACCGCCACCCTCAGCGTCACGGCAGGGCCTGACGTGCAGAGTTACCTCTGGCGGAAAAATAGCCGCCCGGTCCCAGGGGCCACCGGGGCCAGTCTCACCTTTACCAGCACCCAATTGACGGATGCTGGCACCTACACCGTCCATGTCACTGGGGGGCAGCCCGTCTCCTCGCTGGATAGCTCTGCGGCCCGCCTTGCCGTGGTGGAGGATAGTGAAAAAACACTGGCCCTCCAGGAAAGGAAAGCCGTGACCCTCACCGCCAAGGCCGCAGGGCCTAACCTTCAGTACGAATGGAAAAAAGTCGGCGGCCCCAGCTTGGAAGAAGGCCCCAATCTCATGGGTAAATTCACCCCCAGCTTAACGCTCAAAAACCTCCTCACAGCCCAGAGTGGCACCTACGTGTGTGAGGTGAAAACCGGGGACAGCACCGCCACGGCGGGGGCCACCACGCACCTGCGCATTTACCACGATGTCCCCATCGTGAATGCCACTCAAAATCTGAAAGAGGGCATCGTGGGGGGCTCCTTTTACCACGTCATTCGCACCAGTGAATTGGTGCACAAAACCCCACTCTCTTACGCGGCCAAAAATCTGCCCCCAGGCCTGAAGGTGAATGCCAAGACGGGCGAAATCACCGGCATCCCCACGAAGCCTGGCACCTATGAGGAGGTCTTGCTGATCGCGACCAATGGCGTGGGCTCTGGGCAAAGCCGCCAGACGATCACCATCGAGCCCTACCCCACGGGCCTGGCGGGAGCCTACGTCGGTTTGGCTGAGCGTCATGCCGTGGTCAATCAAAGGTTAGGCCAGCGGCTAGACCTCACCCTCACCAGCCTGGGTGGGTTCAGCGGTAGCCTCACCCAGGGCAGTGTGAAGATGCCCTTCAAAGGCCAGTTAACGCTGGTCTCCGGCGGTGCCGCGCTGCCATTCGGCCAGGTGCAGATCCAGCCTCCCGGCAAGCCGCTGCCAGCTCCGCTCACGCTGACGTTTGAGGTGGACTTTGCGAATCACCGCCTCACCCAGGCCAGCGTGGCCGCCTCCGGCCAGCAGGTGCCGCTCACGGCTTGGCATCAGAAATGGAATGCTAAAGGCCCTGCTGCCTCCGCCTTCCAGGGCCTGCATACCTTTGGCCTGCGGCTGAAAGAGGCCAGCGGCCTAACGGGTGATGCGGATGTGCCGCAGGGGTGGGGTTACGGCTCCTTCACGCCTCTGGCAGATGGCAAGCTCATCGCTGCGGGTCGCACGGCGGATGGGGAAAAATTCACCTGCGCCTCCGTGCTAGGCCCGCAGGGGGAGGTGCTGATGTATCAGGCCCTCTACACCACTCCGGTGAAGGGCAGTTTGTTAGGCCTGCTGACGCTGGACCCTGAGATGCTAAATGACCCGGATGACAACACCGTCACGGGCGCGCTCACCTGGACACGTCCGGCCAGCGCACTGGCCTCCGCGCGGCTGTACAAGGCTGGCTTCGGCCTGCCTGGCACGCCCGAGGAAGATCCCGTGCCGCTGGAGGCTGTGGGGGCACGGCATGTGCCGCCGGTGGGCCCTACGGACGTGATCTTAAACCTCCAGGCCGGGGTGCAAAATGGGCGTGTGGAATTCGACTTTGCCGAGATCGAAACCACCTCAGACAATCCTGATCAAGACCTGAACATCGCCCTGAAAAGCAAGATCACCGCCTTTGCCCCTGCGAGCAATCCCGCCGCCACGCGCCTCTCCGCCGTCGTGACCACGGGCCTGCTCAGTGGCAGCTTCACCCTCACGGATGCGCCCAGCGCTGGGGCAAAGGAAATCAAACGCAGCGTCACCCTCCAGGGCCTGCTGATTCGGGAGGGGGTGAATTATCGCGGTGTCGGTTACTTCCTGCTGCCCGCCCTGCCCAGCCCCGGCGGCCCGGTGGCCACGCCCATCCTTTCTGGCAGCGTGTTGCTGCGGCCTCAGTGA
- the galE gene encoding UDP-glucose 4-epimerase GalE → MASQGTLLITGGAGYIGSHTVKHLLAQGERLVVLDNLVFGHREALPLDQVTFIHGDMSDAELVDQIFCDHQPEAVLHFAAYAYVGESVTDPLKYYRNNLAAPLVLLEAMQRHGCRRFIFSSTCATYGNPVHVPMDESHPQAPVNPYGASKWMLERVLRDCDHAWGLKSVFLRYFNASGCDPEGQIGEDHDPETHLIPRILMAAAGEIADITVFGTDYPTPDGTCIRDYIHVNDLASAHALALGYLRGGGSTEAVNLGTGRGFSVNEIIQTAQAVTGKSIPVSYGPRRAGDPPELICQPAKAKALLGWEAQHQDPREHIQSAWNWMTGPKKGHYAE, encoded by the coding sequence ATGGCATCCCAAGGCACTCTTTTGATCACCGGTGGCGCAGGCTACATCGGCTCACACACGGTGAAGCATCTCCTGGCCCAGGGGGAGCGCCTGGTGGTGCTGGACAATTTGGTCTTTGGCCATCGTGAGGCCCTGCCGCTGGATCAGGTCACCTTCATCCATGGTGACATGAGCGATGCGGAGCTGGTGGACCAGATCTTCTGCGATCACCAGCCGGAGGCCGTGCTGCACTTTGCCGCTTACGCCTATGTGGGGGAATCGGTGACGGACCCGCTGAAATACTACCGCAATAACTTGGCCGCCCCGCTGGTGCTGCTGGAGGCGATGCAGCGCCATGGCTGCCGCCGTTTCATTTTTTCCTCCACCTGCGCCACCTATGGCAATCCCGTGCATGTGCCCATGGATGAGAGCCATCCACAGGCCCCGGTGAACCCGTATGGCGCCAGCAAGTGGATGCTGGAGCGGGTGCTGCGGGACTGCGACCATGCCTGGGGCCTGAAGTCGGTATTCCTCCGCTACTTCAACGCCAGCGGCTGCGACCCGGAAGGCCAGATCGGCGAGGATCACGATCCTGAGACGCACCTCATCCCGCGCATCCTCATGGCGGCGGCGGGGGAGATCGCGGACATCACCGTTTTTGGCACGGACTACCCGACGCCCGATGGCACCTGCATCCGCGACTACATCCATGTCAATGATCTGGCCAGCGCCCACGCTCTGGCCCTGGGCTACCTGCGCGGCGGTGGCAGCACCGAGGCCGTGAACCTGGGTACCGGGCGCGGTTTCAGCGTGAATGAGATCATCCAGACCGCCCAGGCTGTGACGGGCAAAAGCATCCCGGTGAGCTACGGCCCACGCCGCGCCGGCGACCCGCCCGAACTCATCTGCCAACCGGCGAAAGCGAAGGCCCTGCTCGGCTGGGAAGCCCAGCACCAGGACCCGCGCGAGCACATCCAAAGCGCCTGGAACTGGATGACCGGCCCCAAAAAAGGCCACTACGCGGAGTGA
- a CDS encoding Gfo/Idh/MocA family protein, giving the protein MTAAFPLASLAISMETVRLGIVGLGNMGKAHLANIRAGKVPGLRVTAMCESVGTLPAQLEGEQPFTDVSAMIKSGRIDAILICTPHFSHTTIGIEALQNGLHVLVEKPISVHKADCERLIAAHTDKSKIFAAMFNMRTNACFKKVKDLIDSGELGQIRRVHWEVTNWFRTNYYYATGGWRGTWKGEGGGVLMNQCPHNLDLFQWMFGVPKTVRGFCQFGRFHEIEVEDDVTAVMQYENGTTATFVTSTGEAPGVNKLEISAENGRLTVTDGAKIHFQRNRQPMSKFCMEAEAAFAMPESWHIEIPVAESGGQHVEILQNFTNAILKGEKLLSPAEEGIHSVELANAILLSTWQDKAIELPMSAADYERILIEKGEASTFQKTKVVAKASADDFAKSFR; this is encoded by the coding sequence TTGACCGCCGCTTTCCCCCTCGCTAGCCTCGCCATCTCTATGGAAACCGTCAGACTCGGCATCGTTGGACTCGGCAACATGGGCAAGGCCCATCTCGCAAACATTCGCGCCGGCAAAGTGCCCGGACTGCGCGTCACCGCCATGTGCGAAAGCGTGGGCACCCTGCCTGCGCAGTTGGAGGGGGAACAGCCCTTCACGGACGTGAGCGCCATGATCAAGTCCGGCCGCATTGATGCCATCCTCATCTGCACCCCCCATTTCAGCCACACCACCATCGGCATCGAGGCCCTACAAAACGGCCTCCACGTCCTCGTGGAAAAGCCCATCTCGGTGCATAAGGCCGACTGCGAGCGCCTCATCGCCGCGCACACGGACAAGAGCAAAATCTTTGCCGCCATGTTCAACATGCGCACGAACGCCTGCTTCAAAAAGGTGAAGGACCTCATTGATAGCGGTGAGCTGGGCCAGATCCGCCGCGTGCACTGGGAAGTGACCAACTGGTTCCGCACCAACTACTACTACGCCACCGGCGGCTGGCGCGGCACCTGGAAGGGTGAAGGCGGCGGCGTGCTGATGAACCAGTGCCCTCACAATCTGGACCTCTTCCAGTGGATGTTCGGTGTGCCGAAGACCGTGCGCGGCTTCTGCCAGTTCGGGCGTTTTCATGAGATCGAGGTGGAAGACGATGTCACCGCCGTGATGCAGTATGAAAACGGCACCACCGCCACCTTTGTCACCTCCACTGGCGAGGCCCCAGGCGTGAACAAACTGGAAATCTCCGCTGAAAATGGCCGCCTCACCGTCACGGACGGCGCCAAGATCCACTTCCAGCGCAATCGCCAGCCCATGAGCAAATTCTGCATGGAGGCGGAGGCCGCCTTCGCCATGCCTGAAAGCTGGCACATCGAGATCCCCGTGGCGGAAAGCGGCGGTCAGCACGTGGAAATCCTGCAAAACTTCACCAACGCCATCCTCAAAGGTGAAAAACTCCTCAGCCCTGCTGAAGAAGGCATCCACAGCGTGGAGCTGGCCAATGCCATCCTCCTCAGCACCTGGCAGGACAAAGCTATCGAGCTGCCCATGAGCGCCGCTGACTATGAGCGTATCCTCATTGAAAAAGGCGAGGCCAGCACCTTCCAGAAGACCAAAGTGGTGGCGAAAGCCAGCGCGGACGACTTCGCGAAGAGCTTCCGCTAA